From Deltaproteobacteria bacterium, a single genomic window includes:
- a CDS encoding SPASM domain-containing protein translates to MQDGNECEFYEFDIDGNCYSCNKNYLETGVFANWFEEPFETVVSKRQSLYGSRPVDPECQSCPYLSICHSGCPLTREEGKSVDCRIKKEIYARFAEEGIDPELFFKIGKRSTVETIKTARFLNLLLKNRQMTIGEAQETLQITNEERNDSLELIKKLYNEGDLKEDLC, encoded by the coding sequence ATCCAGGACGGCAACGAATGTGAATTTTATGAATTCGACATCGATGGAAACTGCTACTCGTGCAACAAGAACTACCTCGAGACCGGGGTCTTTGCGAACTGGTTCGAGGAGCCGTTTGAAACGGTAGTGTCCAAGAGGCAGAGCCTCTACGGATCACGGCCTGTCGATCCGGAGTGTCAGTCCTGTCCCTACCTTTCGATTTGTCACAGCGGCTGTCCGCTCACACGGGAGGAAGGGAAATCGGTCGATTGCCGGATCAAGAAGGAGATCTATGCGCGGTTTGCAGAAGAGGGGATCGACCCCGAACTTTTCTTCAAGATTGGGAAAAGATCGACAGTAGAGACAATAAAGACAGCAAGATTTCTGAATCTGTTATTGAAGAACCGGCAGATGACTATTGGGGAGGCCCAGGAGACGCTTCAAATCACCAACGAGGAGAGGAATGATTCACTCGAATTGATCAAAAAACTTTACAATGAGGGCGACCTCAAGGAGGATTTATGTTGA
- a CDS encoding DoxX family protein has product MLTKLKAIYEKWLLCTGILASFFLLLTRINWGWQFLVTGKGKLANPGPVIEFFQGLGIPFPTFNVYLVGLTEFLGGLFLILGLGSRIITIPLAITMFVAYLTADQAAFFSFFSDTEAFVKATPFPFLITVLTVLFFGAGTFSVDRLIGRFFSKSYSCAEDKG; this is encoded by the coding sequence ATGTTGACCAAACTTAAAGCCATCTACGAAAAATGGTTGCTCTGCACGGGGATATTGGCAAGCTTCTTTCTTCTACTCACAAGAATCAACTGGGGGTGGCAGTTTTTGGTTACGGGCAAAGGGAAGCTCGCGAATCCCGGTCCGGTGATCGAATTCTTTCAAGGACTCGGGATACCGTTTCCGACCTTCAACGTCTATCTGGTCGGCCTGACGGAATTTTTGGGTGGCCTCTTTTTGATTTTGGGGCTCGGATCCCGGATCATCACGATCCCTTTGGCGATCACGATGTTCGTCGCCTATCTGACCGCCGATCAGGCCGCCTTTTTCTCATTCTTCTCCGATACGGAGGCGTTTGTGAAGGCGACACCGTTTCCGTTTCTGATCACGGTCCTGACGGTCCTCTTCTTCGGAGCGGGTACCTTCTCCGTCGACAGGCTCATCGGAAGATTTTTCTCAAAATCCTACTCCTGCGCGGAGGATAAAGGTTGA
- a CDS encoding mercuric reductase produces the protein MSKHYHLIVIGAGSGGLVAAAGAAGLGAKVALVEKHKMGGDCLNTGCVPSKAIIRTAKLIYDAKTGSRFGLSDLNADINPSTPLRVDLSQIIKSVQSVQGKLEPHDSPDRFRKLGVDLHFGTFRFISPYEITDGTVTLSAKRFVIATGASPFVPPIKGIKEISILTSDNVWSLKEIPKRLVVLGGGPIGAELTQVFARLGSRVTVVEMLDSLLIREDAEVSQAIKERFIKEGIEVLTGHKAVEINPSTLLRVDAERSRSIKKSGESFELMAQEGEKEKRIPFDQILVAVGRAPNVNNLDLEKAGIRFSRKGIAVDDYLRTSAKHIYACGDVVGPYQFTHTADFQARLILRNALFPGRSKIDYRVVPWCTFTDPEVARVGLNEKEAKEKGLHHDIYSYSFKDLDRAVCDREDEGFIKVLTQKSSDQLLGVTIVGPHAGDLLHELALAMHQRIGLKKVASMIHVYPTLAEISKRVGDAYQRTRLTPRYKKWLERYFRWRFG, from the coding sequence ATGAGTAAACACTATCATTTGATCGTTATCGGCGCCGGGTCGGGGGGACTCGTTGCGGCGGCTGGGGCGGCAGGACTTGGGGCCAAGGTTGCATTGGTCGAGAAGCACAAAATGGGGGGTGATTGCCTCAACACCGGTTGTGTCCCCTCGAAGGCGATTATCCGAACGGCGAAACTGATTTATGATGCGAAAACCGGAAGTCGGTTTGGTCTTTCCGATCTTAACGCCGATATCAACCCTTCAACGCCGCTCAGGGTTGATCTTTCCCAAATCATTAAATCGGTCCAATCGGTTCAGGGAAAATTGGAGCCGCATGACTCACCCGACCGGTTCCGAAAATTGGGAGTCGATCTCCACTTTGGGACCTTTCGATTCATCTCTCCGTACGAGATCACCGATGGAACTGTTACCTTATCGGCAAAACGATTTGTCATTGCGACCGGTGCCTCTCCCTTTGTGCCACCGATCAAGGGGATCAAAGAAATCTCGATTCTCACAAGCGATAATGTTTGGAGCCTCAAGGAAATTCCAAAACGGTTAGTGGTCTTGGGTGGAGGCCCGATTGGTGCTGAGCTGACTCAAGTCTTCGCCCGACTTGGATCGAGGGTCACTGTCGTTGAAATGTTGGACTCCCTTCTCATCCGGGAGGATGCGGAGGTTTCACAAGCCATCAAAGAACGCTTTATAAAAGAAGGAATCGAGGTCTTGACCGGTCACAAGGCGGTTGAAATCAACCCTTCGACTCTGCTCAGAGTTGATGCTGAGCGCAGTCGAAGCATCAAGAAATCGGGTGAGTCCTTTGAACTGATGGCACAAGAAGGCGAGAAGGAAAAACGAATCCCATTTGACCAGATTCTTGTCGCGGTCGGCCGTGCCCCAAACGTGAACAACCTCGATTTGGAAAAGGCGGGAATAAGATTCTCCAGAAAAGGAATCGCGGTGGACGATTACCTCCGAACATCCGCCAAACATATCTATGCCTGTGGCGATGTCGTCGGTCCTTATCAATTCACCCACACCGCCGACTTTCAGGCGCGGCTGATCTTACGAAATGCACTCTTTCCCGGCAGATCAAAGATCGACTACCGGGTCGTTCCGTGGTGCACCTTCACCGATCCGGAGGTGGCGCGGGTTGGCTTGAACGAAAAAGAAGCCAAGGAAAAAGGTCTCCACCATGACATTTATTCTTATTCCTTCAAAGATTTGGATCGTGCCGTCTGTGACCGTGAGGACGAGGGATTCATCAAGGTCTTGACCCAAAAAAGCTCGGATCAATTATTGGGGGTGACGATTGTTGGACCCCACGCCGGGGATCTGCTTCACGAACTCGCGTTGGCGATGCATCAAAGGATCGGACTGAAAAAAGTCGCCTCGATGATCCATGTCTATCCGACACTTGCCGAAATTTCAAAGCGCGTTGGCGATGCGTATCAGAGAACGAGACTCACGCCTCGTTACAAAAAGTGGCTGGAAAGATATTTCCGATGGAGATTCGGATGA